In Nitrospirota bacterium, a single window of DNA contains:
- the pilB gene encoding type IV-A pilus assembly ATPase PilB, with amino-acid sequence MAVSTIPIQGQLLVQAGLVTEKQVMEAFELQKSEGKRLGSMLTKLGHIKEEDLAGFYSKQYKVPLIDIGKYQIDIALLKKVPFEKAKKHVMIPITMEGEALRLVIADPSNNPAIEDVKFITRMKVAIHVATESSIIHAIEQNYPKTDQQKLVPEGVRPGAKTTLDMSEINKLLGKVTQNITIVDQKEDKISLTEAGTAPIIQLVNGILMNAISDRASDIHIEPWEKELRVRYRIDGVLKQAFPPFPDSIKNPLISRIKIMSRLDISERRIPQDGRIKLKYEGGEVDFRVSTLPLQFGEKVVMRLLDKSNLNLDLSVLGFDETQLNDFIEAIEKPFGMVLVTGPTGSGKTTSLYSGLSHLNKPGVNIMTAEDPVEYNLAGINQVQVKPDIGLTFANALRAFLRQDPDIILVGEIRDQETAEIGVKAALTGHLVLSTLHTNDAPSTVTRLLNIGIEPFLISSSVVLIVAQRLARRICKSCKIEDKNVSETLLLKAGVPKAEIPDFKCFVGSGCPECGDTGYKGRLALHEVMPMRGELKEVILSGGTSEAIKREAIKQGMLTLRQSGLKKVKLGLTTIEEVFRNTIGD; translated from the coding sequence ATGGCAGTATCAACTATCCCAATACAAGGACAGCTCCTGGTGCAGGCCGGATTGGTCACAGAAAAGCAGGTGATGGAGGCCTTCGAACTTCAAAAATCAGAGGGCAAACGTCTCGGTTCCATGCTGACAAAATTAGGACATATAAAAGAAGAGGATCTTGCCGGATTTTACAGCAAACAGTACAAAGTGCCTTTGATAGATATAGGTAAATATCAGATAGATATAGCTCTCCTTAAAAAAGTTCCCTTTGAAAAGGCAAAAAAGCATGTAATGATACCAATTACCATGGAGGGAGAGGCCCTTAGACTTGTCATTGCCGACCCTTCAAACAACCCGGCAATTGAAGACGTTAAATTCATAACAAGGATGAAAGTGGCAATCCATGTGGCAACTGAGTCGTCAATCATTCATGCTATTGAACAGAACTATCCTAAGACAGACCAGCAGAAGTTAGTGCCGGAGGGGGTCAGGCCTGGCGCCAAGACAACTCTGGACATGTCGGAAATTAATAAGCTTCTGGGCAAGGTCACTCAGAACATTACCATTGTAGATCAGAAAGAGGATAAGATTTCCCTCACTGAGGCCGGTACAGCGCCTATAATACAACTGGTAAATGGAATTCTGATGAATGCCATAAGCGACAGAGCAAGTGATATCCACATAGAGCCATGGGAGAAGGAATTACGAGTAAGATATCGGATAGATGGAGTGCTAAAGCAGGCGTTTCCTCCATTTCCGGACTCCATAAAGAATCCTCTTATTTCCAGAATAAAAATAATGTCCCGTCTTGATATATCAGAGAGGCGCATTCCACAGGATGGACGTATAAAGCTCAAATACGAGGGGGGTGAGGTTGACTTCAGAGTTTCAACCCTACCGCTACAGTTTGGCGAAAAGGTTGTTATGAGACTTTTGGATAAATCCAATTTGAACCTTGATTTATCTGTTTTGGGCTTTGATGAAACGCAGCTTAATGATTTCATAGAAGCTATTGAGAAACCGTTTGGGATGGTTCTGGTAACAGGACCTACCGGAAGCGGTAAAACAACTTCTCTGTACTCAGGGCTTTCCCATCTTAATAAACCCGGCGTGAACATTATGACGGCCGAGGACCCGGTTGAGTACAATCTTGCCGGCATTAACCAGGTACAAGTCAAGCCCGATATTGGGCTAACCTTTGCAAACGCCCTGAGGGCCTTTTTGCGGCAGGACCCTGACATAATTCTGGTTGGTGAGATAAGAGACCAGGAGACTGCAGAAATTGGAGTTAAGGCAGCTCTTACCGGACATTTAGTGCTAAGCACCCTGCATACAAACGATGCGCCATCCACAGTCACAAGACTTTTAAACATTGGGATAGAGCCTTTTTTGATATCATCGTCTGTGGTTCTCATAGTTGCCCAGAGATTAGCAAGAAGGATTTGTAAAAGCTGTAAGATAGAAGATAAAAACGTCTCTGAAACTCTGCTTTTGAAAGCTGGTGTACCAAAGGCTGAAATCCCTGATTTTAAGTGTTTTGTCGGCAGCGGTTGTCCCGAGTGCGGTGATACCGGTTATAAGGGCAGGCTGGCCTTGCATGAGGTAATGCCGATGCGTGGTGAGCTGAAAGAGGTAATTCTTTCAGGGGGCACCTCTGAGGCCATAAAAAGAGAGGCGATAAAGCAGGGGATGTTGACACTCAGGCAGAGCGGTTTAAAAAAAGTTAAATTAGGGCTTACCACTATTGAAGAGGTCTTTAGAAACACCATTGGTGATTAA
- a CDS encoding UbiX family flavin prenyltransferase encodes MERKKYIVAITGASGSLLAIRFIEELLKTAEVHLVISFSAFRVIKDETGNDWEPATHSKLKDYFKSEYLHYNEEGDMYAPLLSGTFLNDGMVVVPCSMKTLSGISNGYGESIVLRAADVTLKERRRLIIVPREMPFSAIHLENMLKLSRLGVTIAPPVMAFYTKPQSVDDMINFIIGKLLDNLSVPHNLFKRWGN; translated from the coding sequence ATGGAAAGAAAAAAATATATAGTAGCAATTACCGGAGCAAGCGGCTCATTGCTTGCGATAAGGTTTATAGAGGAGCTTTTAAAAACCGCCGAGGTACATTTAGTAATTTCGTTTTCAGCGTTCAGAGTGATTAAAGATGAAACCGGAAATGACTGGGAGCCGGCAACCCACTCAAAGTTAAAAGACTATTTTAAAAGTGAATATTTGCATTATAATGAAGAGGGGGATATGTATGCTCCGCTTCTTAGCGGCACGTTTTTAAATGACGGGATGGTAGTGGTTCCCTGCTCTATGAAGACTCTTTCTGGCATATCAAACGGCTATGGAGAAAGTATAGTTCTAAGGGCGGCAGATGTAACATTAAAGGAGCGCAGACGGTTAATAATAGTCCCCAGAGAGATGCCTTTCAGTGCTATACATCTTGAAAACATGCTGAAACTTTCCCGCCTTGGTGTTACCATAGCACCTCCTGTGATGGCGTTTTATACAAAGCCTCAATCTGTGGATGATATGATAAATTTTATAATAGGAAAACTCCTCGATAATCTCTCTGTGCCTCATAATTTGTTTAAAAGATGGGGAAATTAG
- a CDS encoding PBP1A family penicillin-binding protein, protein MAVAVVVFSIDKTRGNLLLKILESGALKAKLIKTVFDLERTVSKHAPSIIIFDSKYHFSKNYTIVGSLRSKLPKSAIIVLCEPYTEHIFTDMGIRADMCMADPLDPELILAKVREVYFIKNKLYLRFTTFLSILYNLFSGDTKNPYLSFVKKVLLIFALVASLTIGGAGGFILWSISDLPKVKLLEEYTPLESSRIFSTNGEFLAEVFIERRRFVPSYKIPEHVKKAFIAVEDVRFYKHFGVDFQRVVKAFIENMRAGTIVQGGSTITQQLAKMLFLKPEKSLSRKIKEIAIAFQIEGRYTKDEILSLYLNQAYFGSRTYGIEAASSTYFGKKTEELTIAEAALLAAIPKAPSTYSPFKEPQRSLSRRNTVIRLMYENGFISDNKYKESLAEPIPKHLESPSYKAPYFVEYIKGVLEQKYGDSLYTSGLKIYTTLDMNMQNTAEKAIENAIEAFAKRDIKGVQAALLAVEIKTGEIKAMVGGTDFWETQFNRATQAMRQPGSSFKPFVYLAAFRYGYKPSDTVEDREVTYFQKKGEPWTPHNYTRRYYGTVTLKSAIARSLNVATVSLANKVGMERVVESARLVGIKSVIRPRLPSALGASEVNLLELVSAYCAFSDGNLHEPISYTQIVNRYGLAVENITPVIKPVLDNSTLEKMHEVLSAVVTEGTAQSAKSLNRVVYGKTGTTDDYVDAWFIGFDDKYAVGVWVGRDDHTSIGEGEAGSKAALPIWIDFMKSVVR, encoded by the coding sequence GATTCAAAGTACCACTTTTCCAAAAACTACACAATAGTTGGCTCTCTCAGAAGTAAGCTCCCGAAATCTGCAATAATAGTCCTTTGTGAACCATACACGGAGCACATTTTCACAGATATGGGAATACGCGCCGATATGTGCATGGCTGATCCCCTTGATCCTGAGTTGATATTAGCCAAAGTACGCGAGGTCTATTTTATTAAAAATAAGTTGTATCTCAGATTTACCACTTTTTTAAGCATTCTATACAATTTATTTTCAGGTGATACTAAAAATCCATATCTGAGTTTTGTTAAAAAAGTGCTCTTGATTTTTGCGCTTGTAGCCTCTCTGACAATAGGGGGAGCCGGGGGTTTTATCCTGTGGAGCATTTCGGATTTACCTAAGGTGAAACTACTTGAGGAGTACACTCCGCTTGAGTCCTCAAGGATATTTTCCACAAACGGTGAGTTTCTGGCTGAGGTGTTTATAGAAAGAAGACGTTTTGTACCGTCTTATAAGATTCCTGAGCATGTGAAAAAAGCATTTATTGCCGTTGAGGATGTTCGTTTTTATAAACACTTCGGAGTGGATTTTCAGAGGGTTGTAAAGGCATTTATAGAAAACATGAGGGCTGGCACTATTGTGCAGGGCGGGAGCACGATAACTCAGCAGTTAGCTAAAATGCTGTTTTTGAAACCAGAAAAAAGCCTCTCTCGAAAAATTAAAGAGATTGCAATAGCGTTTCAAATCGAGGGACGCTATACAAAAGACGAAATCCTGTCACTGTACCTTAATCAGGCATACTTTGGCAGCAGAACATACGGAATAGAGGCGGCATCCTCTACCTATTTTGGTAAAAAGACAGAGGAGTTAACTATTGCCGAGGCAGCACTGCTTGCTGCCATTCCCAAAGCTCCCTCAACGTACTCTCCTTTTAAAGAGCCGCAGAGGTCCCTTTCAAGGCGAAACACCGTTATCCGGCTGATGTACGAAAACGGCTTCATCTCTGATAACAAATACAAGGAGTCGTTAGCCGAACCAATTCCCAAACATCTGGAATCCCCCAGCTACAAGGCCCCGTATTTTGTGGAATATATAAAGGGGGTTCTTGAGCAAAAGTACGGTGACAGCCTTTATACCTCAGGGCTTAAAATCTACACTACACTTGATATGAATATGCAAAATACGGCGGAAAAGGCTATTGAAAATGCTATTGAAGCATTTGCTAAACGTGATATCAAAGGCGTGCAGGCAGCTCTTTTGGCAGTTGAGATAAAAACCGGTGAGATAAAAGCCATGGTTGGTGGTACGGATTTTTGGGAGACTCAGTTTAACCGTGCAACGCAGGCTATGAGGCAGCCTGGGTCATCATTTAAACCCTTTGTATATCTTGCAGCTTTCAGATATGGTTATAAACCCTCAGATACGGTAGAAGACAGAGAGGTGACGTATTTTCAAAAAAAAGGAGAGCCATGGACTCCGCATAACTACACAAGAAGGTACTATGGCACTGTTACGCTTAAATCTGCCATTGCACGGTCTCTGAATGTGGCCACAGTGTCTTTGGCAAACAAGGTCGGCATGGAACGAGTGGTGGAATCGGCACGCCTTGTAGGGATAAAGAGTGTGATACGCCCGCGGTTGCCCTCAGCTCTTGGCGCATCGGAGGTCAATCTGCTGGAACTAGTCTCAGCATACTGTGCCTTTTCAGACGGAAACTTACATGAACCTATATCTTACACGCAGATAGTGAACAGATATGGTTTAGCTGTTGAGAACATAACGCCAGTTATAAAACCTGTGCTGGATAACTCTACGCTTGAAAAGATGCACGAGGTGTTGAGTGCTGTTGTGACAGAGGGTACGGCGCAATCTGCAAAGTCACTAAACAGAGTCGTTTACGGTAAAACCGGCACTACGGATGATTACGTTGATGCGTGGTTTATCGGATTTGATGACAAGTATGCAGTAGGTGTCTGGGTAGGCAGAGATGACCACACAAGCATAGGCGAGGGAGAGGCCGGCAGCAAAGCAGCTTTACCAATTTGGATAGATTTTATGAAAAGTGTGGTAAGATGA
- a CDS encoding cyclic nucleotide-binding domain-containing protein, producing MAKLVTLLEVLSDEDIQWLLSTGIEETIGPDTVVIQAGEYIEYIYIVMEGSLGVFLAQGNKQINTVGPGEILGEMSYIEDTQTSATVMSLETTVLLKISREFLDNRISDEPDFGRRLYKGVSIAVSQRLRQAMLRVDYMLDMIEKAKIWHI from the coding sequence ATGGCAAAACTTGTTACACTGCTTGAGGTACTATCCGATGAGGACATACAGTGGCTCTTGTCAACAGGGATTGAGGAAACAATTGGCCCCGATACTGTGGTCATACAAGCAGGTGAATACATCGAATACATATACATAGTTATGGAGGGCTCATTAGGTGTGTTTCTTGCTCAGGGGAACAAGCAGATAAACACAGTTGGACCTGGAGAGATTCTTGGGGAGATGTCCTACATTGAGGACACGCAAACATCCGCCACAGTTATGTCACTTGAGACTACGGTGCTTCTTAAAATATCAAGAGAATTCCTTGACAACAGGATAAGTGATGAGCCTGATTTTGGACGGAGGTTGTACAAAGGAGTCAGCATCGCGGTGTCACAAAGACTTCGGCAAGCCATGTTACGGGTGGACTACATGCTTGATATGATAGAAAAGGCAAAAATATGGCATATATGA